From the Cryptomeria japonica chromosome 2, Sugi_1.0, whole genome shotgun sequence genome, one window contains:
- the LOC131048520 gene encoding pentatricopeptide repeat-containing protein At3g22470, mitochondrial isoform X2: MVKRGFRIDGKICTAYVYALCKAGKMDDAKNFLQNMKREGLVVDSTVYEILIGGYCRHGKFSAALKQHAEMMENGLVPNTETYSLLIDHFCKQGNVEGALALQGQIVKRGIYQNIAGCLSLITGLYTNGRKRDANKLVDNMVENGLVSDVNTYNMLIRYLCEEDVRTALKVFDRMNDKSIEANASTYGVLISGLCKIGEIDMALELHLKMLQRGFLPRIYSFNALMKCLCKKSSLEDANNLLKQTVEKGFKANAHIYCRMIILNCKKGSIQVALRLHCEMQHNGILANLEAYHALISRFCKENDTEGSLRFYHEMDAECPLQTAFCCSLLLNRLCKEGRMKEACKLLREALKEGIITDIDAYTVVIGDLCKEGCVVEALELCKEMEVEGIVPNVLAYNLVIDGLCSAGRLVEAFRLFDAMERKGVTPTLVTYSTLICSVCKEGYLEDADKIFKKLSVKGFVPDAIIYNSMINGYCKQGKVEEASKLFSEMQNHNVFPDALTCHALIKGHCKKCQVEAALILFHEMGRKNIVPNVFSYSNIIQGLCHKGRMEEASKLLEEMLDRNLLLGVHAHHGLWSEYCRRWGFVKTNKSLVEPEVEFSFDEYIKILCLQGKILEAGTILRELELMDATYCNSLEIGRLFKDEMEGNMSLHQNRLISESMIRESGIQAAKAAVNEIKRIGYSSDIKVYYMDSIGRFCKEGKMQDALRFYGEMVEKGLVPDFSTYSVLINSLSANNNLQEANKIITEMVELLNN; the protein is encoded by the coding sequence ATGGTGAAAAGGGGCTTTAGGATAGATGGCAAAATTTGTACTGCATATGTCTATGCACTTTGTAAAGCAGGAAAAATGGACGATGCAAAGAACTTTTTACAGAATATGAAAAGGGAGGGATTGGTGGTAGACTCTACTGTTTACGAGATTCTTATTGGTGGGTACTGTAGGCATGGTAAATTTAGTGCAGCACTCAAGCAGCATGCCGAGATGATGGAAAATGGGCTTGTACCCAATACTGAAACATATTCGTTACTTATTGATCACTTTTGTAAGCAGGGCAATGTGGAAGGTGCTTTGGCATTGCAAGGACAGATAGTAAAAAGAGGTATTTACCAAAATATTGCTGGTTGCCTGTCACTCATCACGGGACTCTACACGAATGGTAGAAAGCGAGATGCAAACAAACTTGTGGACAACATGGTCGAAAACGGTTTGGTTTCTGATGTCAATACTTACAACATGCTTATCCGCTACTTGTGTGAAGAAGATGTGAGGACTGCTTTGAAAGTGTTTGATAGAATGAACGATAAAAGTATTGAAGCCAATGCTTCAACCTATGGTGTTCTTATCAGTGGACTTTGCAAAATAGGTGAGATAGACATGGCCCTCGAGCTCCATCTTAAAATGCTACAGAGAGGTTTCCTGCCAAGGATATATAGTTTTAATGCCCTTATGAAATGTCTTTGCAAGAAAAGTAGTTTGGAAGATGCAAATAATCTTCTTAAACAAACCGTAGAGAAAGGCTTTAAAGCTAATGCTCATATTTACTGCAGGATGATAATTTTAAACTGTAAAAAGGGAAGCATACAAGTAGCCTTAAGATTGCACTGTGAAATGCAGCATAATGGGATTCTAGCAAACTTGGAAGCTTATCATGCTCTTATCTCTAGATTTTGCAAGGAAAATGACACAGAGGGTTCTTTAAGGTTCTACCATGAAATGGATGCCGAATGTCCATTGCAGACCGCGTTTTGTTGTTCCCTACTTCTCAATAGACTTTGCAAAGAAGGAAGGATGAAAGAAGCATGTAAACTTTTGCGTGAAGCACTGAAAGAGGGCATCATAACAGATATAGATGCTTACACAGTAGTAATTGGTGATTTGTGCAAGGAAGGTTGCGTGGTTGAAGCTTTAGAACTTTGCAAAGAAATGGAGGTTGAAGGTATTGTTCCAAATGTACTTGCTTACAATTTAGTTATTGATGGACTTTGTAGTGCAGGCCGCCTGGTAGAAGCTTTCAGATTATTTGATGCAATGGAGAGAAAAGGTGTTACTCCAACTCTTGTAACTTACTCTACTCTTATATGCAGTGTCTGTAAGGAAGGCTATTTGGAAGATGCAGACAAAATTTTCAAGAAATTGTCTGTTAAGGGGTTTGTTCCTGATGCGATTATTTATAATTCAATGATTAATGGATACTGCAAGCAAGGTAAAGTTGAAGAGGCTTCCAAACTTTTCTCTGAAATGCAAAATCACAATGTTTTTCCAGATGCTTTGACTTGCCATGCCCTGATAAAAGGTCACTGTAAGAAATGTCAAGTGGAGGCAGCTCTAATATTATTTCATGAAATGGGGAGAAAGAATATTGTTCCAAATGTTTTCAGTTACAGCAATATTATCCAAGGGCTTTGTCACAAGGGGAGAATGGAAGAAGCGAGCAAGCTTCTGGAAGAAATGCTTGACAGGAATTTACTTCTCGGTGTTCACGCCCACCATGGATTATGGTCTGAATATTGCAGAAGGTGGGGTTTTGTTAAAACTAATAAGTCATTGGTTGAGCCAGAGGTTGAGTTTTCATTTGATGAATACATCAAAATCCTTTGTCTTCAAGGAAAGATACTGGAAGCAGGAACTATATTAAGAGAACTGGAGCTAATGGATGCAACTTATTGTAATTCTCTGGAAATTGGTAGGTTGTTCAAGGATGAGATGGAAGGCAACATGAGCTTACATCAGAACAGACTGATTTCTGAAAGTATGATAAGAGAATCTGGTATACAGGCTGCAAAAGCAGCTGTTAATGAAATTAAAAGGATTGGTTACTCCTCCGATATTAAAGTGTATTATATGGACTCAATTGGCAGGTTTTGCAAGGAAGGCAAAATGCAGGATGCATTGAGATTCTATGGTGAAATGGTTGAAAAGGGCTTAGTGCCAGACTTCAGTACTTACAGTGTTCTCATCAACTCTCTTTCTGCAAATAATAATCTACAAGAAGCAAATAAGATTATAACAGAAATGGTAGAACTGCTAAATAATTGA
- the LOC131048520 gene encoding pentatricopeptide repeat-containing protein At1g63400 isoform X1: MFGGWGRKWGKRKERSMNYAKTAHILNKFRYSRHSILFHFCKNYSLALPIQPKIHDFLHLLQSHVYCNIPQFQKNGTLQDIIKMGIEPNVGPCNNLLHFLLQRGRLCLVLQVYSQILSNKISLNGETYRIVLSAIAKRGELHEAEEVQLIQTEQTDVVPLVFQYNLLIQGHCQTGALDKALNLFQTMLGKGTAPDALTYNILIDGLSRFGDLQRVISLLNEMFEKKLGPNNGTYSTLTNWYFRAGKLDKAIGLWGNMVKRGFRIDGKICTAYVYALCKAGKMDDAKNFLQNMKREGLVVDSTVYEILIGGYCRHGKFSAALKQHAEMMENGLVPNTETYSLLIDHFCKQGNVEGALALQGQIVKRGIYQNIAGCLSLITGLYTNGRKRDANKLVDNMVENGLVSDVNTYNMLIRYLCEEDVRTALKVFDRMNDKSIEANASTYGVLISGLCKIGEIDMALELHLKMLQRGFLPRIYSFNALMKCLCKKSSLEDANNLLKQTVEKGFKANAHIYCRMIILNCKKGSIQVALRLHCEMQHNGILANLEAYHALISRFCKENDTEGSLRFYHEMDAECPLQTAFCCSLLLNRLCKEGRMKEACKLLREALKEGIITDIDAYTVVIGDLCKEGCVVEALELCKEMEVEGIVPNVLAYNLVIDGLCSAGRLVEAFRLFDAMERKGVTPTLVTYSTLICSVCKEGYLEDADKIFKKLSVKGFVPDAIIYNSMINGYCKQGKVEEASKLFSEMQNHNVFPDALTCHALIKGHCKKCQVEAALILFHEMGRKNIVPNVFSYSNIIQGLCHKGRMEEASKLLEEMLDRNLLLGVHAHHGLWSEYCRRWGFVKTNKSLVEPEVEFSFDEYIKILCLQGKILEAGTILRELELMDATYCNSLEIGRLFKDEMEGNMSLHQNRLISESMIRESGIQAAKAAVNEIKRIGYSSDIKVYYMDSIGRFCKEGKMQDALRFYGEMVEKGLVPDFSTYSVLINSLSANNNLQEANKIITEMVELLNN; the protein is encoded by the coding sequence ATGTTTGGGGGATGGGGGAGAAAATggggaaagagaaaagaaagaagcatgAACTACGCAAAAACAGCGCACATTCTAAACAAGTTCAGATACTCCAGGCACTCCATACTTTTCCATTTTTGCAAAAACTACAGCTTAGCACTACCAATCCAACCCAAAATCCATGATTTTCTACATCTTTTACAATCCCATGTTTACTGTAACATCCCCCAATTCCAAAAAAATGGAACACTACAGGACATTATCAAAATGGGTATTGAGCCCAACGTCGGCCCCTGCAATAATTTGCTCCACTTTTTGTTACAGAGGGGTCGCCTTTGCTTAGTATTGCAAGTATATTCTCAAATTCTCTCTAACAAAATTTCTCTAAATGGCGAAACTTACAGAATAGTTCTCAGCGCTATTGCCAAAAGAGGGGAACTGCACGAAGCAGAGGAGGTGCAGCTGATTCAAACGGAGCAAACGGATGTTGTTCCTTTGGTTTTTCAATACAATCTGTTGATTCAAGGGCATTGCCAAACAGGTGCCCTTGACAAAGCTCTTAACTTATTCCAGACAATGCTGGGAAAAGGTACCGCCCCTGATGCCTTAACATACAATATATTGATAGATGGTTTGAGTAGATTTGGGGATTTGCAGAGGGTAATTAGTCTTTTGAATGAAATGTTTGAGAAAAAATTAGGTCCCAATAATGGCACTTACAGTACTTTGACTAATTGGTATTTTAGGGCAGGGAAGTTGGATAAAGCAATAGGGCTTTGGGGGAACATGGTGAAAAGGGGCTTTAGGATAGATGGCAAAATTTGTACTGCATATGTCTATGCACTTTGTAAAGCAGGAAAAATGGACGATGCAAAGAACTTTTTACAGAATATGAAAAGGGAGGGATTGGTGGTAGACTCTACTGTTTACGAGATTCTTATTGGTGGGTACTGTAGGCATGGTAAATTTAGTGCAGCACTCAAGCAGCATGCCGAGATGATGGAAAATGGGCTTGTACCCAATACTGAAACATATTCGTTACTTATTGATCACTTTTGTAAGCAGGGCAATGTGGAAGGTGCTTTGGCATTGCAAGGACAGATAGTAAAAAGAGGTATTTACCAAAATATTGCTGGTTGCCTGTCACTCATCACGGGACTCTACACGAATGGTAGAAAGCGAGATGCAAACAAACTTGTGGACAACATGGTCGAAAACGGTTTGGTTTCTGATGTCAATACTTACAACATGCTTATCCGCTACTTGTGTGAAGAAGATGTGAGGACTGCTTTGAAAGTGTTTGATAGAATGAACGATAAAAGTATTGAAGCCAATGCTTCAACCTATGGTGTTCTTATCAGTGGACTTTGCAAAATAGGTGAGATAGACATGGCCCTCGAGCTCCATCTTAAAATGCTACAGAGAGGTTTCCTGCCAAGGATATATAGTTTTAATGCCCTTATGAAATGTCTTTGCAAGAAAAGTAGTTTGGAAGATGCAAATAATCTTCTTAAACAAACCGTAGAGAAAGGCTTTAAAGCTAATGCTCATATTTACTGCAGGATGATAATTTTAAACTGTAAAAAGGGAAGCATACAAGTAGCCTTAAGATTGCACTGTGAAATGCAGCATAATGGGATTCTAGCAAACTTGGAAGCTTATCATGCTCTTATCTCTAGATTTTGCAAGGAAAATGACACAGAGGGTTCTTTAAGGTTCTACCATGAAATGGATGCCGAATGTCCATTGCAGACCGCGTTTTGTTGTTCCCTACTTCTCAATAGACTTTGCAAAGAAGGAAGGATGAAAGAAGCATGTAAACTTTTGCGTGAAGCACTGAAAGAGGGCATCATAACAGATATAGATGCTTACACAGTAGTAATTGGTGATTTGTGCAAGGAAGGTTGCGTGGTTGAAGCTTTAGAACTTTGCAAAGAAATGGAGGTTGAAGGTATTGTTCCAAATGTACTTGCTTACAATTTAGTTATTGATGGACTTTGTAGTGCAGGCCGCCTGGTAGAAGCTTTCAGATTATTTGATGCAATGGAGAGAAAAGGTGTTACTCCAACTCTTGTAACTTACTCTACTCTTATATGCAGTGTCTGTAAGGAAGGCTATTTGGAAGATGCAGACAAAATTTTCAAGAAATTGTCTGTTAAGGGGTTTGTTCCTGATGCGATTATTTATAATTCAATGATTAATGGATACTGCAAGCAAGGTAAAGTTGAAGAGGCTTCCAAACTTTTCTCTGAAATGCAAAATCACAATGTTTTTCCAGATGCTTTGACTTGCCATGCCCTGATAAAAGGTCACTGTAAGAAATGTCAAGTGGAGGCAGCTCTAATATTATTTCATGAAATGGGGAGAAAGAATATTGTTCCAAATGTTTTCAGTTACAGCAATATTATCCAAGGGCTTTGTCACAAGGGGAGAATGGAAGAAGCGAGCAAGCTTCTGGAAGAAATGCTTGACAGGAATTTACTTCTCGGTGTTCACGCCCACCATGGATTATGGTCTGAATATTGCAGAAGGTGGGGTTTTGTTAAAACTAATAAGTCATTGGTTGAGCCAGAGGTTGAGTTTTCATTTGATGAATACATCAAAATCCTTTGTCTTCAAGGAAAGATACTGGAAGCAGGAACTATATTAAGAGAACTGGAGCTAATGGATGCAACTTATTGTAATTCTCTGGAAATTGGTAGGTTGTTCAAGGATGAGATGGAAGGCAACATGAGCTTACATCAGAACAGACTGATTTCTGAAAGTATGATAAGAGAATCTGGTATACAGGCTGCAAAAGCAGCTGTTAATGAAATTAAAAGGATTGGTTACTCCTCCGATATTAAAGTGTATTATATGGACTCAATTGGCAGGTTTTGCAAGGAAGGCAAAATGCAGGATGCATTGAGATTCTATGGTGAAATGGTTGAAAAGGGCTTAGTGCCAGACTTCAGTACTTACAGTGTTCTCATCAACTCTCTTTCTGCAAATAATAATCTACAAGAAGCAAATAAGATTATAACAGAAATGGTAGAACTGCTAAATAATTGA